In the Osmerus eperlanus chromosome 27, fOsmEpe2.1, whole genome shotgun sequence genome, one interval contains:
- the taf1 gene encoding transcription initiation factor TFIID subunit 1 isoform X1, which translates to MSDSDSDEDQDRPFSLTGFLFGNINEDGQLEGDSVLDTECKKHLAGLGSLGLGTLITEITASEDDDPDEDRDTGGTDAEGWVKSTEDAVDYSDISEVAEDETKKYRHAMGTLQPTRRTDDEDDYDADCEDIDAKLMPPPPPPIVPTHGKKEESAPQTTSVGDEGDGIILPSIIAPSSLGDKVDFSSSSDSESETDRPGPGSGAGGPPGCLTLPLAGIMQKDAAKALPGVTELFPVFRPGRVLRFLRLFGPGKNMPSVWRSARRKRRRKHRDPQPGTPPPEGEPMDQGSELKSGWEYEYASAPPPEQCLSDDEITMMAPVESKFSQASGDGDKVAESRPKVAEWRYGPAQLWYDMLGVPEDGSGFQYGFRLKEENDDEKEEEEPEPAPEPPAEQMTGEESQEKETLENELFLMVTQLQWEDDIIWNGEDVKHKGTKTQRASLAGWLPSSMTRNANAYNAQQGLSRSNSQLVPPTPPPMPKPPSLSGSKRDKHNHDHQGTARPGRPSAGEGASVPFSYHSTAPPSSGKPKWRDAGVSGPLDRAIRPPLCSSTASHEDDAPWFSIFPIDNEELVYGRWEDNIIWDDQAMDRLLSPPVLTLDPNDENIILEIPDEKEERTSHSPSKENKKESALKKSRILLGKTGVIKDEPQQNMSQPEVKDQWNLSNDEFYYPKQQGLRGTFGGNIIQHSIPAVELRQPFFPTHMGPMKLRQFHRPSLKKYSFGTLSQPGPHASQPLLKQIKKKAKMREQERQASGGGDMFFMRTAQDLTGKDGDLILAEYSEEYPPLIMQVGMATKIKNYYKRKPGKDPGAPDCKYGETVYCHTSPFLGSLHPGQLLPAFENNLFRAPIYLHKMPETDFLVLRTRQGYFVRELVDIFVVGQECPLYEVPGPNSKRANTHIRDFLQVFIYRLFWKSKDRPRRIRMEDIKKAFPSHSESSIRKRLKLCADFKRTDRRAERKRSASYDWYGFHYEGMDSNWWVLKPDFRLPTEEEIRAMVSPEQCCAYYSMLVAEQRLKDAGYGEKSFFAPEEENEEDFQMKIDDEVRTAPWNTTRAFIAAMKGKCLLEVTGVADPTGCGEGFSYVKVPNKPTQQKDDREPQPAKKTVTGTDADLRRLSLKNAKQLLRKFGVPEEEIKKLSRWEVIDVVRTMSTEQARSGEGPMSKFARGSRFSVAEHQERYKEECQRIFDLQNKVLESTEVLSTDTDSSSAEDSDFEEMGKNIENMLQNKKTSSQLSREREEQERKELQRMLMGEESDRDHKGRKERRKGFSSALSTSSHKDDDTSSVTSLNSSATGRRLKIYRTFRDEDGKEYVRCETVRKPSVIDAYTRIRTTKDDDFIRKFALFDEQHREEMRKERRRIQEQLRRLKRNQEKDKFKGPPEKKAKKVKERPDLKVKLKCGACGAIGHMRTNKFCPLYYQTNAPPSNPVAMTEEQEEELEKTVIHNDNEELIKVEGTKIVLGKQLIESADEVRRKSLVLKFPKQQLPPKKKRRVGSAVHCDYLNRPHKSIHRRRTDPMVTLSSVLESVINDMRDHPNTYPFHTPVNAKVVKDYYKIITRPMDLQTLRENVRKRMYPSRDEFRENVELIVKNSGTYNGAKHPITQVAQSMLDLCDTKLKEKEDRLVRLEKAINPLLDDDDQVAFSFILDNIVTQKMMAVPDSWPFHHPVNKKFVPDYYKVIVSPMDLENLRKNISKHKYQNRDVFLFDVTLVHTNSVKYNGPDSPYTKTALDIVNVCKQTLAEYDEHLTQLEKDISTAKEAALDAADLDGLDPLTPGPYTPQPSDLFDSVGSVGLQRDAGLFSEGPLLAAPEKRGGQGRHGRRLGEEESDVDIEGFEEDDDGKPKTPAPAEDGEGDLDDDEDDDEMLLPPRRRLLGHEDEEEDEEEEVEGGFGRGQPQASVLYQDLLMSDGEDDASEEEGDNPFSSIHLSESGSDSDREVELRPPAPPRPHPETARMGLEQEESMMSYEGEEGPDQTHMEDSNVSYGSYEETDGQAPTQALSMGNGEGYGISEEEEEEEDAQRKGPSVLTQAQLSEDDEDSEEFRSIGGDSDNESDN; encoded by the exons ATGTCGGATTCAGACAGCGATGAAGACCAAGACcgtcccttctctctcactggcTTCCTCTTCGGGAATATCAACGAAGATGGGCAGTTGGAGGGTGACAGCGTGCTGGACACT GAGTGTAAGAAGCACCTGGCCGGCCTGGGCTCCCTCGGCCTGGGGACGCTCATCACAGAGATCACGGCCAGCGAAGACGACGACCCCGACGAGGACAGGGACACCGGGGGCACAGATGCCGAGG GCTGGGTGAAGAGCACCGAAGACGCGGTGGATTACTCCGACATCAGCGAGGTGGCCGAGGACGAGACCAAGAAGTACCGTCACGCTATGGGGACCCTCCAGCCCACCAGGAGGACAG ATGATGAGGATGACTACGATGCCGACTGTGAAGACATTGACGCCAAGCtgatgccccctcctcctccgcccatcGTCCCCACCCATGGCAAGAAAGAGGAATCCGCCCCACAGACGACCAGTG TTGGGGACGAAGGAGATGGAATCATCCTGCCCTCCATcatcgccccctcctccctgggagACAAGGTGGACTTCAGCAGCTCCTCAGACTCCGAGTCCGAGACGGACCGGCCCGGCCCGGGCTCCGGGGCCGGGGGCCCCCCGGgctgcctcaccctgcccctggcTGGCATCATGCAGAAGGACGCCGCCAAAGCTCTCCCTGGGGTCACGGAGCTCTTCCCGGTGTTCAGGCCCGGAAGG GTTCTGCGCTTCCTCCGTCTGTTTGGCCCCGGGAAGAACATGCCGTCGGTGTGGAGGAGCGCCCGGAGGAAGCGGAGGAGGAAGCATCGAGACCCCCAGCCGGGAACGCCGCCCCCAGAGGGGGAGCCCATGGACCAGGGCTCAGAGCTGAAGTCTGGCTGGGAGTACGAATACGCCTCCGCTCCACCCCCAGAGCAGTGTCTCTCGGATGACGAG ATCACCATGATGGCCCCTGTCGAGTCCAAGTTCTCCCAGGCCTCGGGGGACGGCGACAAGGTGGCCGAGTCGCGTCCCAAGGTGGCAGAGTGGCGCTACGGCCCGGCCCAGCTCTGGTACGACATGCTGGGGGTGCCCGAGGACGGCAGCGGCTTCCAGTACGGCTTCAGGCTGAAGGAGGAGAACGACgacgagaaggaggaggaggagcctgaaCCGGCGCCAGAACCTCCCGCGGAG CAGATGACGGGCGAGGAGAGCCAGGAGAAAGAGACTCTGGAGAACGAGCTCTTCCTCATGGTCACCCAGCTTCAGTGGGAGGACGACATCATCTGGAACGGCGAGGACGTGAAACACAAAGGCACTAAGACCCAGCGAGCCAGCCTGGCCGGGTGGCTGCCCTCGAGCATGACGCGCAACGCCAACGCCTACAACGCACAGCAGG GTCTTAGCAGAAGTAACTCCCAGCTGGtgcctcccacccctccacccatgCCCAAACCCCCCTCGCTCTCCGGGTCCAAGCGGGACAAACACAACCATGACCACCAAGGTACCGCGAGGCCGGGCCGCCCGTCGGCTGGCGAAGGAGCCTCAGTGCCCTTTTCGTACCACAGCACTGCACCCCCGTCCTCCGGGAAACCGAAATGGAGGGACGCGGGTGTTTCGGGCCCTCTTGACCGGGCGATACGCCCTCCCCTGTgctcctccacagcctcccaTGAGGATGACGCCCCCTGGTTCTCCATCTTCCCCATCGACAACGAGGAGCTGGTGTACGGGCGCTGGGAGGACAACATCATCTGGGACGACCAGGCCATGGACCGCTTGCTGTCCCCCCCGGTCCTCACCCTGGACCCCAACGACGAGAACATCATCTTAG AGATCCCagatgagaaggaggagaggacgtcCCACTCTCCGTCCAAGGAGAACAAGAAGGAGTCGGCCCTGAAGAAGAGTCGCATCCTGCTGGGGAAGACCGGGGTGATCAAAGACGAGCCCCAGCAG AACATGTCCCAGCCGGAGGTGAAGGACCAGTGGAACCTGTCCAACGACGAGTTCTACTACCCCAAGCAGCAGGGCCTGAGGGGAACGTTTGGGGGCAACATCATTCAG CACTCCATCCCGGCCGTGGAGCTCCGGCAGCCGTTCTTCCCCACCCACATGGGCCCCATGAAGCTCCGGCAGTTCCACCGGCCCTCCCTGAAGAAGTACTCCTTCGGCACCCTGTCCCAACCGGGCCCCCACGCCTCCCAGCCTCTGCTCAAACAGATCAAGAAGAAGGCCAAG ATGCGAGAGCAGGAGCGGCAGGCGTCGGGCGGAGGGGACATGTTCTTCATGCGCACCGCCCAGGACCTGACGGGGAAAGACGGGGACCTGATCCTAGCGGAGTACAGCGAGGAATACCCCCCGCTCATCATGCAAGTCGGCATGGCAACCAAGATCAAGAACTACTACAAAAGA AAACCAGGGAAGGATCCTGGAGCTCCTGACTGCAAGTACGGAGAGACGGTTTACTGCCACACCTCGCCCTTCCTAGGATCCCTCCACCCTGGGCAGCTCCTACCG GCTTTCGAGAACAACCTGTTCCGCGCGCCCATCTACCTCCACAAGATGCCCGAGACGGACTTCCTGGTGCTGCGTACGCGGCAGGGCTACTTCGTCCGTGAGCTGGTGGACATCTTCGTGGTCGGCCAGGAGTGTCCTCTCTACGAGGTCCCCGGGCCCAACTCCAAACGGGCCAACACCCACATCCGAGACTTCCTACAG GTGTTCATCTATCGGTTGTTCTGGAAGAGCAAAGACCGGCCGCGGAGGATTCGAATGGAGGATATAAAGAAGGCCTTCCCCTCCCATTCCGAGAGCAGCATCCGCAAACGCCTCAAACTCTGCGCCGACTTTAAGCGGACAG ACAGACGTGCAGAAAGAAAGAGGTCAGCCTCTTATGACTGGTACGGCTTTCACTACGAAG GGATGGACTCCAACTGGTGGGTGCTGAAGCCCGACTTCAGGCTGCCCACGGAGGAGGAGATCAGGGCCATGGTGTCCCCTGAGCAGTGCTGCGCCTACTACAGCATGCTGGTGGCCGAGCAGAGACTCAAG gaTGCTGGCTACGGGGAAAAGTCTTTCTTTGCCCCCGAGGAGGAAAACGAAGAAGACTTCCAGATGAAGATTGACGACGAG GTCCGCACGGCGCCCTGGAACACGACGCGAGCCTTCATCGCCGCCATGAAGGGGAAGTGTCTGCTGGAGGTGACGGGCGTGGCCGACCCCACCGGCTGTGGGGAGGGCTTCTCCTACGTCAAAGTCCCAAACAAGCCCACTCAGCAGAAG GACGACCGAGAGCCGCAACCCGCCAAGAAGACGGTCACGGGCACCGACGCCGACCTGAGGCGGTTGTCGCTCAAGAACGCCAAGCAGCTGCTGCGCAAGTTCGGCGTCcccgaggaggag aTCAAGAAGCTCTCGCGGTGGGAGGTGATCGACGTGGTGAGGACCATGTCCACGGAGCAGGCGCGCTCCGGCGAGGGGCCCATGAGCAAGTTCGCCCGGGGCTCCCGCTTCTCCGTGGCCGAACACCAGGAGCGCTACAAAGAGGAGTGCCAGCGCATCTTCGACCTGCAGAACAA GGTGTTGGAGTCCACCGAGGTCCTGTCCACCGACACGGACAGCAGCTCGGCGGAGGACAGCGACTTTGAGGAGATGGGGAAGAACATCGAGAACATGCTGCAGAACAAGAAGACCAGCTCGCAGCTGTCCcgcgagagggaggagcaggagcgcAAGGAGCTGCAGAGGATGCTGATGGGCGAGGAGAGCGACCGCGACCACAAGGGGCGCAAGGAGCGCCGCAAGGGCTTCT CCAGCGCCTTGTCCACCAGCTCCCACAAAGACGACGACACGTCGTCGGTCACCAGCCTGAACTCGTCGGCCACGGGGCGCCGCCTCAAGATCTACCGCACGTTCCGGGACGAGGACGGCAAGGAGTACGTCCGCTGCGAGACGGTGCGCAAGCCCTCCGTCATCGACGCCTACACCCGCATCCGCACCACCAAGGACGACGACTTCAT AAGGAAGTTTGCGCTGTTCGACGAGCAGCAccgggaggagatgaggaaggagCGCCGGCGCATCCAGGAGCAGCTCCGCCGGCTGAAGAGGAACCAGGAGAAGGACAAGTTCAAGGGCCCTCCGGAGAAGAAAGCCAAGAAGGTCAAAGAGAGGCCTGACCTCAAGGTAAAA ctgaagTGCGGAGCCTGCGGCGCCATCGGACACATGCGCACCAACAAGTTCTGCCCGCTGTACTACCAGACCAACGCGCCGCCCTCCAACCCCGTTGCCATgacggaggagcaggaggaggagctggagaagacgGTGATCCACAACGACAACGAGGAGCTCATCAAGGTGGAGGGCACCAAGATCGTCCTGGGCAAGCAGCTCATCGAGAG TGCCGACGAGGTACGCAGGAAGTCTCTGGTGCTGAAGTTCCCCAAACAGCAACTGCCTCCCAAGAAGAAGAGGCGTGTTGGATCGGCCGTGCACTGTGACTACCTGAAC aggCCGCACAAGTCCATCCACCGGAGACGCACCGACCCCATGGTGACCCTGTCCTCGGTCCTGGAGAGCGTCATCAACGACATGAGGGATCACCCAAAT acCTATCCCTTCCACACCCCAGTCAACGCCAAGGTGGTCAAGGACTACTACAAGATCATCACGCGCCCCATGGACCTGCAGACCCTGAGGGAGAACGTGCGCAAGCGCATGTACCCGTCCCGGGACGAGTTCCGCGAGAACGTGGAGCTCATCGTCAAGAACAGCGGGACCTACAACG gGGCGAAGCATCCAATCACCCAGGTGGCCCAGTCCATGCTGGACCTCTGTGATACGAAGCTgaaagag AAGGAGGACAGGCTGGTGAGGCTGGAGAAGGCCATCAACCCACTGCTGGACGATGACGACCAGGTGGCGTTCTCCTTCATCCTGGACAACATCGTCACTCAGAAGATGATGGCCGTGCCTGAC TCATGGCCGTTCCACCATCCTGTCAACAAGAAGTTTGTCCCAGATTATTACAAAGTGATCGTCAGCCCCATGGATCTGGAGAACCTCCGCAAG aACATCTCCAAACACAAGTACCAGAACCGGGACGTGTTCCTGTTCGACGTCACTCTCGTCCACACCAACAGTGTCAAGTACAACG gtccagaCAGCCCCTACACCAAAACCGCCCTGGACATCGTCAACGTGTGCAAGCAGACCCTGGCGGAG TACGACGAACACCTCACCCAGCTGGAGAAGGACATCTCCACGGCTAAAGAGGCCGCCCTGGACGCGGCCGACCTGGACGGGCTGGACCCCCTCACCCCGGGACCCTACACACCccag CCGTCAGATCTGTTTGACAGCGTGGGCTCAGTGGGCCTGCAGAGAGACGCGGGCCTGTTCTCTGAGGGACCTCTCCTGGCCGctccagagaagagaggagggcag GGTCGCCACGGCAGGAGGCTAGGGGAGGAGGAGTCTGACGTCGACATCGAAGGCTTTGAGGAGGACGATGACGGCAAGCCCAAGACCCCTGCTCCT GCGGAGGACGGCGAGGGCGACCTGGACGACGACGAGGACGACGACGAGATGCTGCTGCCGCCCCGCCGGCGCCTGCTCGGccacgaggacgaggaggaggacgaggaggaggaggtggagggaggcttTGGCCGGGGCCAGCCCCAGGCCAGCGTGCTCTACCAGGACCTGCTCATGTCCGACGGGGAGGACGATgccagcgaggaggagggggacaacCCATTctcct CAATCCACCTGTCGGAGAGCGGCAGCGACTCGGACCGTGAGGTGGAGCTGCGTCCCCCGGCGCCGCCCAGGCCCCACCCGGAGACGGCCCGCATGGgcctggagcaggaggagagcatgATGTCctacgagggggaggaggggcccgACCAGACGCACATGGAGGACAGCAACGTCAG CTATGGGAGCTATGAGGAGACTGACGGCCAGGCTCCAACGCAGGCCCTGAGCATGGGCAACGGCGAGGGCTATGGCatcagcgaggaggaggaggaggaggaagatgctcAGAGGAAGGGCCCCAGCGTGCTGACCCAGGCCCAGCTGAGCGAGGACGACGAGGACAGCGAAGAGTTCCGATCCATCGGGGGGGACAGCGACAACGAGTCTGACAACTAG